In a single window of the Vitis vinifera cultivar Pinot Noir 40024 chromosome 6, ASM3070453v1 genome:
- the LOC100262216 gene encoding probable receptor-like protein kinase At1g49730, with product MDLPIRKFRLLLLAWLHPHRSGPVSFVRRFSYKDIKRATDGFRRISYSNSYGVAYKAIFQDGLVALVKEVGDFNQGKDIFYGEVQRLGRLHHRHLLALRGFSTGRKRFLVFESIENGSLKEHLNDPLKTPLNWRTRLQIAIGVAAALEYLQLFNEPPIYHVSIRSSNILLDENFTAKLADVGVLSSGGNHATAQNVSCSKDCTGQEGNNIIFQLGVLILELITGQSSEKGGVDLIQWVQESRLSRSMQKMIDPDLGNSYDSRELNNLLAVARLCIKSGEKPTFSIPQIFRYLQKKVDIPRD from the exons ATGGACCTTCCGATCCGCAAGTTTCGCCTCCTTCTCCTTGCCTGGCTCCATCCACATCGTTCCG GCCCTGTGTCCTTTGTGAGGCGCTTCTCATACAAGGATATAAAGAGGGCAACGGATGGTTTCCGCAGAATCAGTTATAGCAATTCTTATGGGGTTGCTTATAAAGCCATATTTCAGGATGGTCTTGTTGCCTTGGTAAAAGAAGTAGGAGATTTTAATCAAGGGAAGGACATCTTCTATGGGGAAGTGCAACGATTGGGCCGATTGCATCATCGGCACCTTCTTGCACTTAGAGGATTTTCCACAGGACGTAAAAG ATTCCTAGTATTTGAAAGCATAGAAAATGGAAGCCTGAAAGAGCATCTTAATG ATCCTCTGAAGACTCCATTGAATTGGAGAACGAGGCTACAAATAGCTATTGGTGTAGCAGCTGCACTG GAATATTTGCAACTCTTCAATGAACCACCAATATATCATGTCTCCATCAGGTCTAGTAATATCCTATTAGATGAGAACTTCACTGCAAAG CTAGCTGACGTTGGTGTTCTTAGTTCTGGTGGAAATCATGCCACTGCACAAAATGTCTCATGTTCAAAAG ATTGCACAGGTCAGGAAGGTAATAACATAATCTTCCAGCTTGGAGTTCTAATTCTGGAGCTAATAACTGGTCAATCATCAGAGAAGGGAGGTGTTGATTTAATTCAATGGGTCCAAGAATCTCGGTTAAGCAGATCCATGCAAAAGATGATAGACCCAGATCTTGGAAACAGTTATGATTCGAGAGAGCTCAACAATCTTTTAGCTGTTGCAAGACTGTGTATTAAATCTGGGGAAAAGCCAACATTTTCTATACCACAAATATTTCGGTATCTCCAGAAGAAGGTGGACATTCCACGTGATTAG